GCCTGTTCTTCGGTACGTGCAGCCAGATCCTGGTTTCCGGCGACAATCTGCGCCGCCGCGCTGGAAATATTCTCCGAGCCGTTCTGAACTTCCTGGACGATCTCCAGCAGACGAGTTTTCATTACCATCAGCGCGTGTAGCAGTTCGCCGGTCTCATCTTTCTGGGTGGTAATGATATTGCGGGTCAGGTCCCCCTCGGCGATTGCTTCGGCAAACTGCACTGCTTCATTCAGTGGCCGGGTGATGGAGCGCACGATATACCAGCCCATGATACAGCCCGCAGCAATACCGATGAGCGCCAGGGCGCTAAGCAGCGCCCGGTTCGTGTTAAAGTCGCTTTCCACCTGTGCGCCGGCGCGCAGCATCTGCCTGTCTTCAATGGCGATCAATGCCTGAACTTTAGCTTTATAGGCCTGCTGTACATTAACCGTTGTGGTCATCATCTCCTGCATCGCCGCCTGTCGGTTATGGTTTTGCAGTTCCTGCAGAATACGAAATCGGGAGGCGAGATACTGCTCACGCACGTCGCGGATCCCGGCAATGACATTTTTCGATTCGGCGTTTAGCGGCGCGGCGTTCAGTTCATCCAGCAACACCGTAATTTGCTGGCTGATGGTGTCGAGTTTTTTCTGTGACGTCTGGGCCCACTGTCCCTCTTCGTCCATCAGCATCAGTTGCTGCGTACTGACAAAATCCTGGAAATGATCGATGAGCTTGTTGGCTTTTACCGTGATGGGATAATCATTGGTAATGATGTTTTGCATACCGCTGTTGGCGCGGTCCAGGCTAAATAATGAAAGGCCCGAACTCACCATCATCAGTACAATAAACAATCCAAACGCGATAAATAATTTTGAGCGAATTTTCATGTTACGCAAAAACATATATTCTCCCTGGAGATAGTTTTCTTCAGACAGATTCCTTTATCGGTAACAATCTCACTAACTTTATGATATTGATCGCTTTTTATTATCAATAATTGCTGGTAAATAGTTTTTGACGATGGATAGAGGCAGACCGATCGTTATATAAACGATTTTTTATAATGCCTAAATAGCCAGAAGAGAGAAATTGAAAGAAGTTAATAAAATAGAGAAATAACCCGTAGGTAGTAATATTTAATATATCATTAACATTATTATTACAATAACGCTTACCGTTACAGGTAAGCGTTGATGAGGATAAAGGAAAGGGTTAGTGCAGCACCGTCACGGCATCTTCCAGACGGCTGGCGCGGTGTTTAACCATAGCGGACACCTGGGCGCTCTCTTCAACCAGTTCGGCGTTCTTTTGTGTAATGTGGTTAAGTTCATCCACCGCACGCGTCAGGCTGGTCAAGCCATCGGACTGTTCCAGCGTAGAATGGCTGATCTGCGCAATCAACTGGGTGACGTTCTGGACCTGAGAGACAATATCATCCATCGTGCGCCCCGCCGCATGGACCTGCTGGGCGCCAGACTGCACTTTATCCGCGCTGGCATCGATCAGCTTACGAATATCGTTCGCCGCACTGGCACTGCGGCTGGCCAGGTGGCGTACCTCACCCGCCACAACGGCAAACCCTTTCCCCTGCTCACCCGCCCTGGCCGCTTCAACCGCGGCGTTCAGCGCAAGGATATTCGTCTGGAAAGCGATATCGTTGATAAGCGTAGTGATGGTGCCGATGCGCTGCGTGCTGTTGGCGATGTCATCCATGGTTTTAATCACGGTGTCCATCGCTTCACCGCCCTGCGTCGCCGCGTTACTGGCCGCAATCGACAGCTTATCGGCGGCGGACGCGGTTTCTGAGTTTTGCTTAACCGACGCCGCCATTTGATTCATGGTGGTCACCGTCTGCTGCACATTATCGACCGTCTGGCGGGTATGCTTATTCAGATCGTCATTACCTTTCGCCAGCGTTTCGCTGCCGTTTCTGACGCTCGACACCTGGCTTGAAACATCATTGATTAGCCAGCGACACATCAGACCAAGCTGCCCGATGGCGCGCAGCGTCAGCCCCAGTTCGTCACTGCGATTAAGATGCGCCACGCTGTTCCGCTCTCCGGTCGCGACCTTCAGCGCTTGTTTTGCCACATTCTCAATCGGACGGACAATCTGCCACTCAAAAGTTGCCGTACCCAGCAGCATCACCAGCGCACACATCAACTGTGCGAACCCTAACGCGCCGGACAGATGCAGCGTCGCCGCCAGCACGCCATAAATGAGCACCATCACGCTGCGAACCCGCCAACGCACCGGCATTGCCGGCAGTTTCCCGAGCCATCCTTTACGCACCACCAGCCCCTTGTGGATCCGGCGCGAACAACGGCCTTCATTGAGTGCCTGATATAAAGGCTCAACGGCGGCGATCTCCGCGTCCGTCGCGCGGGTACGGATCGACATGTATCCCATCACGTTTCCCTCGCGTACCATCGGTACCGCGTTCGCCCGAACCCAGTAATGATCGCCATTTTTACGGCGGTTCTTGACGATGCCACTCCACGGCTCGCCCTGCTGCAGGGTGTACCACATGTCGGCAAAGGCCGCTTTCGGCATATCCGGATGACGCACCAGGTTATGAGGCTGCGCCAGCAATTCATTGAGTGAGTAACCGCTGATATTGACGAACGTATCGTTGGCGTGCGTGATATTGCTGTGAAGATCGGTAGTCGACATGAGGGTCGTATCGTCATCCAGCGGTGTATTTTGCTGGGTAACGTAGCGCTGAGAAGACATAGTCGCGTCCTGTGCTAGTTATCTGGTTGTTAACTTTTTGTCAGATGTTATTTCGGCGCTAACAGATTTATCTTTAGATGTTAAATTTGATTTAGATCGCAATTTGCGATTAAACCTCACGATTTGTACGAATTCTAATTGATTGATTTAAAATACTTTCATAATGAAACTATAAAATCACCCTGAGTGATACGCACTGTAATTGCACAATTTTCGCACTATTTCGGCGCAGTCGCCCCTTCTGAAGCCACTCTCGTGCGATCTTTGCCCTGCACAAAAACGCATCAACTGTTAACAAATAAGATTAAATGTTGCACAACAACTATTCTCCCTGGTGTTTATCCCGATTTTCATTAGCGCCGCCGGGATGGCGCAATCCCTGCAATACTTAAATCGGTATCATGTGATACGCGAGCCCCGGGAGCATATTTTGAACAGGTTACCTTCCAGCGCATCGGCTTTGGCCTGTAGCGCACACGCACTGAATCTCATTGAGAAGCGAACGCTTGATCATGAGGAGATGAAAGCACTTAACCGAGAGGTGATTGATTACTTCAAAGAGCATGTTAATCCGGGGTTTTTAGAGTATCGCAAATCTGTTACCGCCGGCGGGGATTACGGAGCCGTAGAGTGGCAAGCGGGAGGTCTGAATACGCTTGTCGACACCCAGGGACAGGAGTTTGTCGACTGCCTGGGAGGTTTTGGCATTTTCAACGTGGGGCACCGTAATCCAGTTGTGGTTTCCGCCGTACAGAATCAACTCGCGAAACAACCTTTGCATAGTCAGGAACTGCTTGACCCATTGCGGGCCATGCTGGCAAAAACCCTTGCCGCCCTGGCCCCCGGAAAACTGAAATACAGCTTCTTTTGCAACAGTGGTACGGAATCGGTCGAAGCGGCGCTAAAACTGGCGAAGGCCTACCAGTCACCGCGCGGCAAATTTACCTTTATCGCTACCAGTGGCGCGTTCCACGGTAAGTCGCTGGGCGCGCTGTCCGCCACCGCTAAATCCACTTTCCGCAAGCCGTTTATGCCGCTGCTCCCGGGCTTCCGTCACGTTCCGTTCGGGAATATTGAGGCCATGCGTACCGCGCTCAGCGAATGCAAAAAAACGGGAGATGATGTGGCGGCGGTGATCCTGGAACCCATCCAGGGTGAAGGTGGCGTGATCCTGCCGCCGCAGGGCTATCTTACCGCCGTGCGTAAACTCTGCGACGAGTTTGGCGCGCTGATGATCCTCGATGAGGTCCAGACCGGTATGGGGCGAACCGGCAAAATGTTTGCCTGCGAACATGAGAACGTGCAGCCTGACATTCTCTGCCTGGCAAAAGCGCTGGGAGGCGGCGTGATGCCGATTGGCGCAACGATCGCCACCGAAGAGGTCTTTTCTGTACTGTTCGATAACCCGTTCCTGCACACCACCACCTTTGGCGGTAACCCGCTGGCCTGTGCGGCCGCGCTGGCGACCATCAATGTGTTGCTGGAGCAGAACCTGCCAGCGCAGGCGGAACAGAAAGGCGATATCCTGTTGGACGGTTTTCGTCAGCTGGCGCGGGAGTACCCCGATCTGGTGCAGGACGCGCGCGGGAAAGGGATGCTGATGGCAATCGAGTTTGTCGACAACGAAACGGGCTACCGTTTCGCCAGCGAGATGTTCCGCCAGCGGGTGCTGGTTGCCGGGACGCTCAATAACTCGAAAACGATCCGCATCGAACCGCCGCTCACCCTTACCATCGAGCAGTGCGAACTGGTGCTGAAGTCGGCGCGTAAAGCCCTGGCGGCACTGCGGGTGAGTGTGGAAGAGATGTAAACAAAATGCCGGGTGACGCTTTGCTTACCCGGCATTATTTTGCCTATACGATCCGTACCCCCGCAGGCATTAAACGCTCCGGCGTGAGCAGAACACTTTCGTCCCCGTCATCCGTCTCTGCGCAAAGCAGCATGCACTCCGACGTTTCACCTCGCATTTTGGCCTTCTGGAGATTGCACAGCACGGCCACCGTTTTTCCCCGCAGTTCATCCCTTTGCCCTTATTCGCTATCGCCCGCCTCAACGTCGTCGCACACTACGCCAGCCCAAGATGCTGCCAGAGCGCGTCCATCGGCATGGTCGCCAGCGCGGTACATTCGTCCGCCGCGCCGTACCAGACGTGCAGCGTGTTATTACGAATCAACGCCCCGCAGGTAAAAACCACATTGCCGAAAAAGCCTTCCCGCTCATAAATTGCCGTCGGCTCCAACAACGGCACCGGCGATTTGGCGAGAATCTTCGTAGGATCGTCGAGATCGAGTAGCAACGCCCCCAGACAGTACCGCTGTCCGGCATCCACCCCGTGATAAATCTCCAGCCAGCCGCGATCGGTTTTGATCAGCGGCGCGCCGCCGCCGGACTTACGTGAATCCCATTCGTCCCCGGAACGCCCCAGCAGATGTCGGTGATTGCCCCAGTGCAGCATATCTGGCGACTCACAGATCCAGATCTCCGGATGTCCAAAGTGACACGGTGCGGGACGCGTCAGCGCCATGTAGTGTCCGCCGATCTTTTCCGGAAAGAAACAAACGTCGCGGTTATCCGGACAAAGAATTAGCCCCCGTTTTTCCACGGTGATGAAATCACGGGTGGTCGCCAGCGCGGTGGTGATCCCCAGTGAAGAAACCGCCGAATAGTTGATATACCAAAGGCCATCTATCCGAGTAATACGCGCGTCCTCGCAACCAAACTCCTCGTAGCGACTGTCGGCAATAATAAATGGCTGCGAATCAATGGCGTAATGCACGCCGTCGACGCTGCGAGCCAGGCGCAAATGGGACATTGAGGTTAACCAGACCTGCGCCGGATCGCTTTTGAGCACGATGGTGCGCGGGTCGCAAAAATCGAAGCGATCGTCGCTGCGCTCGAAAGTTTTGGTGGATTGCCGCCAACCTTCAGCCTGCTGCTCCAGCAGCGGAACCACAATCTGCTGCGGATTATCGTTGATCACGCTTTCCGCGACGCGCAGCAGCAGAATAATTTCGCCGTTACATTCGGTGACGCCGGTATTAAAGACACATTCAACTTTGCGCCCCGGCAAGGAAGGCACCACATCTTTCGGGGTAATAAGCGGATTACCGCTGTGTCTGTTCATGAACGCTCCTTTTCATCACAATTTGATTTTTGTCCAGCCACTGGCCGTCAATGCCGTACAGCACTCCGGCAGGAATATCCCACCAGGGATTCCGTACCGGCGCGCCAAAATTGATTGCTACCCACACGGACTCCTGCACTGTTTCGCGGGTGAACCACACGCAACTCTCCGTCAACCCAAGTTCACTGGACGCCCCTTCGCAGAGGGCCGGAGTGGCTGCCCGCAGCGCGATGAGCGCCTGATATTGTCGCCATAAGGACGTTGGCGCTTGCCGCTGACGTTCAGCGTTGATGAGTGGATAGTCCTCGCAAACGGGCATCCACGGGGCAACGGTAGAAAAGCCGGCAAAGGGCGCGTCGGACCACAGCAGTGGCGCACGCGAACCGTCGCGAGAATGTTCCACCGCCTGCGCCAGCGCCTGAACCTCATTCGCGCCTTGCTGTAACGCGGTTTGGTAATGAGTTTTGGCCTGAATATCGAAGAGTTGTTCTACGGTAAGTGGAGAATAATTCGGCATACCCAGCTCTTCGCCCTGATAAATAAACGGCACCCCACGTGCGGTAAGCTGTAATACCAACACCGCCAATGCGCGCGCGGTATCACGCGAACCTTCGCCAAAGCGACCGATCATGCGCGGCATATCATGGCTGGAGAAAAACAGGGTAGGCAGCCCGGACTGCTGCGCCTGCGTGGCGTTAATCGCTTCGCACAATCGAGCAATATCAAAGGTTTTTTGGCTGCCGATATTGAAGTTAAACACCACGTCCATCAGCTCGGGGCTTTGATAACGCGCCAGAACATCCAGTGCCTCGCTGCCAATTTCACCAATTAAAAAGTTCTCCCCCTGCTGGCGCACATAGCGACATAACCGACGTAACGTCTCGAGAATGCCCGGCTGGTTGATATCGAAATTGTGCTGCTGCTCGCCATTTACCTGCGGGTTATCCGGGCCGATGCCGTCGGTGGTCAGGAAGTTGATAACGTCAAAGCGGAAACCGTCGACGCCTTGCGCTTTCCAGAAATCAACAACCCGGTAGATCTCCCGCTCCACGTCAGGGTTCGCCCAGTTGAGATCGACCTGCTCGGGGGCAAACTTGTGATAGTAAAACTCCCCGGTATCCGGCTCGGCGGTCCAGGCGCTGCCGGAGAAAAATGACTGCCAGTTATTCGGCTGCTTGCTGAACAGGAAGTAGTCGCGATAGCGGCTCGCCGGATTGTTCCACGCGTCACGAAACCACGGATGTGCCGACGAAACGTGGTTAATCACCAGATCGATAATCACGCGAATTCCGCAGGCATGGCAACGCGCCACCACCTTACGAAAATCCTCAAGCGTGCCAAAACGCGCGTCAACCGCGCAGTAATCGCTAATGTCGTAACCGTTGTCCACCAGCGGCGAAGGATAAAACGGTGTGATCCAGATGGCGCCGACGCCCAGTTCGTGAAGGTAATCCACCTTCGACAGCAGGCCAGGAAAATCGCCCATGCCGTCACCGTTACCATCGCAAAACGAGGGTAGATAGATTTGGTAGCAGGTACACGCCTGCCACCAGGGTTGCTTGTTCACCGGTTCATTCCTTATTTCAGTGATAACGACATGCCCTGCAGGAAGTATTTGCGAAAGAGGATAAATAGCACCACCACCGGCAGCATCTGCACCACTGCCCCAGCCATTACCGGACCAGGATAGATGCCGTAAGATTTGCTGAAAGTTGCCAGTAGCACCGAGAACGGCATCTTTTCGACGTCGCGCATAACGATCAGCGGCCAGAGGAAGTTGTC
The DNA window shown above is from Citrobacter farmeri and carries:
- a CDS encoding methyl-accepting chemotaxis protein; protein product: MFLRNMKIRSKLFIAFGLFIVLMMVSSGLSLFSLDRANSGMQNIITNDYPITVKANKLIDHFQDFVSTQQLMLMDEEGQWAQTSQKKLDTISQQITVLLDELNAAPLNAESKNVIAGIRDVREQYLASRFRILQELQNHNRQAAMQEMMTTTVNVQQAYKAKVQALIAIEDRQMLRAGAQVESDFNTNRALLSALALIGIAAGCIMGWYIVRSITRPLNEAVQFAEAIAEGDLTRNIITTQKDETGELLHALMVMKTRLLEIVQEVQNGSENISSAAAQIVAGNQDLAARTEEQASSVEQTAASMEQITATVKNTAEHTGEATKLSAGAATVVKNNGEMMNQVTQKMRVINETSNRMSDIINLIDSIAFQTNILALNAAVEAARAGEHGRGFAVVAGEVRQLAQKSASSASEIRHLIEDSTGQTQEGMQLVEKANALINGMVNNVEEMDVILREIGQASREQTDGISQINSAIGLIDATTQQNSCLVEESVAAAASLNEQALHLKEMVKVFRVREGDALPA
- a CDS encoding methyl-accepting chemotaxis protein, with translation MSSQRYVTQQNTPLDDDTTLMSTTDLHSNITHANDTFVNISGYSLNELLAQPHNLVRHPDMPKAAFADMWYTLQQGEPWSGIVKNRRKNGDHYWVRANAVPMVREGNVMGYMSIRTRATDAEIAAVEPLYQALNEGRCSRRIHKGLVVRKGWLGKLPAMPVRWRVRSVMVLIYGVLAATLHLSGALGFAQLMCALVMLLGTATFEWQIVRPIENVAKQALKVATGERNSVAHLNRSDELGLTLRAIGQLGLMCRWLINDVSSQVSSVRNGSETLAKGNDDLNKHTRQTVDNVQQTVTTMNQMAASVKQNSETASAADKLSIAASNAATQGGEAMDTVIKTMDDIANSTQRIGTITTLINDIAFQTNILALNAAVEAARAGEQGKGFAVVAGEVRHLASRSASAANDIRKLIDASADKVQSGAQQVHAAGRTMDDIVSQVQNVTQLIAQISHSTLEQSDGLTSLTRAVDELNHITQKNAELVEESAQVSAMVKHRASRLEDAVTVLH
- the ygjG gene encoding putrescine aminotransferase; this translates as MNRLPSSASALACSAHALNLIEKRTLDHEEMKALNREVIDYFKEHVNPGFLEYRKSVTAGGDYGAVEWQAGGLNTLVDTQGQEFVDCLGGFGIFNVGHRNPVVVSAVQNQLAKQPLHSQELLDPLRAMLAKTLAALAPGKLKYSFFCNSGTESVEAALKLAKAYQSPRGKFTFIATSGAFHGKSLGALSATAKSTFRKPFMPLLPGFRHVPFGNIEAMRTALSECKKTGDDVAAVILEPIQGEGGVILPPQGYLTAVRKLCDEFGALMILDEVQTGMGRTGKMFACEHENVQPDILCLAKALGGGVMPIGATIATEEVFSVLFDNPFLHTTTFGGNPLACAAALATINVLLEQNLPAQAEQKGDILLDGFRQLAREYPDLVQDARGKGMLMAIEFVDNETGYRFASEMFRQRVLVAGTLNNSKTIRIEPPLTLTIEQCELVLKSARKALAALRVSVEEM
- a CDS encoding glycoside hydrolase family 130 protein, producing MNRHSGNPLITPKDVVPSLPGRKVECVFNTGVTECNGEIILLLRVAESVINDNPQQIVVPLLEQQAEGWRQSTKTFERSDDRFDFCDPRTIVLKSDPAQVWLTSMSHLRLARSVDGVHYAIDSQPFIIADSRYEEFGCEDARITRIDGLWYINYSAVSSLGITTALATTRDFITVEKRGLILCPDNRDVCFFPEKIGGHYMALTRPAPCHFGHPEIWICESPDMLHWGNHRHLLGRSGDEWDSRKSGGGAPLIKTDRGWLEIYHGVDAGQRYCLGALLLDLDDPTKILAKSPVPLLEPTAIYEREGFFGNVVFTCGALIRNNTLHVWYGAADECTALATMPMDALWQHLGLA
- a CDS encoding alpha-glucosidase; this encodes MNKQPWWQACTCYQIYLPSFCDGNGDGMGDFPGLLSKVDYLHELGVGAIWITPFYPSPLVDNGYDISDYCAVDARFGTLEDFRKVVARCHACGIRVIIDLVINHVSSAHPWFRDAWNNPASRYRDYFLFSKQPNNWQSFFSGSAWTAEPDTGEFYYHKFAPEQVDLNWANPDVEREIYRVVDFWKAQGVDGFRFDVINFLTTDGIGPDNPQVNGEQQHNFDINQPGILETLRRLCRYVRQQGENFLIGEIGSEALDVLARYQSPELMDVVFNFNIGSQKTFDIARLCEAINATQAQQSGLPTLFFSSHDMPRMIGRFGEGSRDTARALAVLVLQLTARGVPFIYQGEELGMPNYSPLTVEQLFDIQAKTHYQTALQQGANEVQALAQAVEHSRDGSRAPLLWSDAPFAGFSTVAPWMPVCEDYPLINAERQRQAPTSLWRQYQALIALRAATPALCEGASSELGLTESCVWFTRETVQESVWVAINFGAPVRNPWWDIPAGVLYGIDGQWLDKNQIVMKRSVHEQTQR